The sequence CAGAGGTGTATCCACCCTTCACTCTGTCACTCTAAACTAATtcatagtgaatatatgaaGGTGTGTGGTAATACGCAGGTGCAGCAGGGTAAGCCAATAATTAAGGCCATTGTCATGCAAACTGCCACGATCATTGTGAGGCCCTCTGTTCCTTACTTGTCCTGCGTGACGGCGGCCGAACTTAAGATTTGGTAAGAGGCTTTGAGTACCCTGAATACACATTGAAGTTAGTGGCTGTCTGCTGTGGGAGCAAGCCGCTACGATACAGTTTTCGTCATCGAGTTCGGTCATCAGGCTTACCAACCTGTAAGGCTTACAAACGTTCTGACATCCACAATCTTACACTTTCAGCCACCTGATGAGGATATCTTCCAGTAGATCAAACCATTTAATCACAGGCTGTGATACTATATATACCGTTCCTGATTGCTATGAATCAACATCCCCATCCCCCCGCGACTTGTCAAACATTTGACCTCCTTCATAGGCTACTCGGGCACTCTTAAGCGTTTCTTCCAATCAGACAGATACTTTTGTTGTTTCTCTTAGCGATGGCTGACATCAAGAACATTGTCGTAGTTGGAAGGTGAGATTGGGATACTGTTATCTGCATGTATGCACGTAATGACCAAGTCCATTTATTTCCTAGCGGTGGCGGGGGCGTCCCACTGGTCCAGACGCTGCAGAAACAAATCAACCCTGTGACTCACCGGATAGGTATGTACATATTTGAATTGAGCTTGAAGTTTACAAGTCTGAAACGTGCTCGTAGTTGTTGTTGAGAAGCGCAACTATTATGCTCACTGGCCATCCCTTCTTGTGAGTCAATTGAGCTTGAGCTCTCTTCTTTTGAACGTGAAACTAACCTTGCGCTACAGCGTGCCTCTGTCACTGACGAGGGATCTATCGATGAACGAGGCCTCGTGCCCAACGATCGTGCATTTGATTCTGCCGTCAAGGTCGTCCGCTCCGGCGCCAAGCAGATCACACCCACTGAAGTCATCACCGAGTCGGGTGAAACTATCCCATACGAGCACCTTGTCTTTGCGACCGGTAGTACTTGGAGTGGTCCACTCGCTCTTCCTGACGAGAGAGAGAATGCTATCGCCCACTTCCGGTCGTTCAAGAAGCAGCTTGCTGCTGTTGATTACATACTTATCGTCGGAGGTGGTGCCGTTGGCCTTGGTGAGTTGATACTCGTAGTCTTTTCTTTACTCTTATTGATCACATAGTCTATAAGAGATGGCCGGGGAGATTCAGCATCACTACCCTGGCAAGAAGATCACAATTGTCCACGGCGGTACCGAGCTCATGAACTCCACATACCCCCACAAGTTCCGCAAGTCCCTCCTCGACGCACTCACAAAGAAAGGCGCTCACGTCGTACTCGGCGACAAGATATCACCCGACGTCCTCCCCGAAGACGGATATGTCAccacccagtccggcacacgTATCCGAGCTGACCTTGTCATCCCAGCCGCAGGAGGTCGTCCTAACAGTCAGTCTTTGTCTCATCTACTATCCCCCGTACGGCCTCTCATAGCCATCTTGTTCCAGCCGCTGTCGTGAGCACGCTCGACTCCAGCGTAGTCACCAAGTCTGGGACAGTGCTCGTCACTCCCGAGCTTCGCGTCAAGCTCTCTTCGGGTGCGCAGAACGTGTGGGCTATCGGAGACATCATCGAGTGGCCTGAACAAAAGGTGCGTGCGCTTGACCGCGGACGCTGGCTCGTTCGCTGACATGGGATGTGGGCACGACAGATGGTGTTCAAGGCCAGCACCGGACATGCGCCTACGGTAGCGAAGAACATACTGGCGAGCGTTCAGGGCGGGAAGGAAGCTCAGTACGAAGGGAAGCCTGAGATGATATTTGTGACACTGGGACCGAAAGGAGGGCGTGGGCTTGCACCGTTCTTCGGAGGGGTGGTTATAGGGGACTGGATAGTAAGCAAGATGAAGTCGTCGGGACTATTCTTGGACAAGATTCGCGGAGGTCTCGGATATTAAGCAATTAATCCCTCGTGAATAATGCTAAGTGGGTAATTGGGAACGCATACATGTACGATACGCCCAATAACGCGTTTTGGTACTTTGGGTTCGCTTCATTCCATACTTTTATGTATATGGATCCGGTCAATCAAAATATTTATCACCTTTTTAGCTTGTTTTTGGACCTTGACTACTGTCGAACATAGATCCACCAATAATCGATAGAACTAAGCCCCAGTGGAGTACGACCGCAATTCGTTCGTTCCGATGACCTTGTTGAGGTTTAAACTATTATTGATAGCACACATTTATCGAGTTGGGCTTCCGCCCGTACAACTACGTTTATCTAGGTGTCCTGATAGACTGATCACTATAATTTCAAAGACTTTCCGACTCCTCGACCTCCGACCGCGGGTTAGTATGGCTTAACGGCACTCTACGGCTTTACGGACAGAGTAGTATGATAGTCCAGGCATGATAGTCCAGTCCTCCATCCTTGACCACACGTACAAGCAATCATGATATCACCACACTCGCCCACCATTCATTCGGACGGTTTAACACTTTCTGATGTAGACTAGTTAACCCAGAAAGAATACGACCTAGCATGTTCACGACTCTCGTCTTGTTAGCTAGTAATTTCGCTATTGTATATTGATACCCGAGGCATCAAAACTTACTATCTAATATTACCCGCACCACAGGCCTGAGGTTGAGAGCTGGATCACACGACTCCATTGTCCATGAACATACATACAAAAAGGTCTCCAAAGCTTTGAATTTGCAGCATATACAAGTAATTAACTCTCTTCAACAAGAATCGAAAAAAGAATAGCCAAAATCGAATAGGGATGTAAAATCAAAAAGGTCTATCTACTGTTGAAAGATCATCGGGCCTGCCCAGCGGGATCATCCGTCTCAGTCTCATACGAGCTCAAAAACTCGTCAAAATCCTCCCCATCCTCAGCATCTGCTTTCACGCCATCCTCTTCGCTCATCACCTCGGGAGTACGTGCACCTTTTCCGGCTTTGGTTTTTCGCTCTGTCTGGGTTTGCTTTTTCCGCCGAGGGGTGCGTTCTTCAGTTTGAGGCAATGGTGTTTCGGTCGCTCCTGGTGAAGGGGAGCCCAAGTAAGGTATACTGGTAGCCGAGGTGGGAGTGACTAAATCCTTCTCTGGTAGTGGGGTGTGCAAGCTGTCTCCAGAGGGGGTGATGGTTGCAGTACTCAGCGGTCGACTCTTGGTACGGATGTTCAAGTTTGCGGGGCGATTAGAGGACGAGCGTTTAGGCCAGCCTTTGCGAGTTTCACCGGGTGCCAAAATTGGGGAGTCGGCGGCATCTGAAtcggctgtgagggctgggGCTTGGGGCTGAATACGTGGTACAGGATTATCTGATAGCTCCCATTTACGCGGCGCGGGAGGAACAACAGGTGATTCAGCCGGAGATTCATGCATGATAGACGCCACTCCTAGGCTGAGCGTTTTGTTTGGAGCGGGGCCGTCAGTCAATTCGTATCTGTGCACTATTGAACGAGCGATAGTTTCAGGGTCCAGCTGTGCAGGCAGAGTCTCTGCCTTGGCTTTGGGTTCCACAGGACCGTCCGTTAGTTCCCATTTGCGTACGGGCGCAGGCTCAGCAGTGACTGGCCCATCGGCAAGTTGCCAACTTTTGGGCGAGTCGGAGCCTGTTCCGACACTTAGACTCAATGGAGAGCTGGTCCTCTTTAATTCTCTAGAGGTCGGTCGTTCACGCGGGACAATAAGTGGTGGACTGCCTTGGTCAGACGAAGCATTCCTGAGTCCAAgtccaacaacaacagcttCGTCCTCGCTGGGCGCAAGTGAACCGGCTGCGCTAGCAGGCATTGATGCAGTTCCCATAGACCTTCTTGACCTCCCTGCAAATGACCCAGAATCTGGGCGTCCGATCATCGAACCCGAGTCAGAACGTGGGCTAAGTGAAGTCATGAGCTCCCATTCACGATGACTGCCAGTTGAAGACGAAATAGAGCTTTGTCTCGACATACGGCTAAAGCGCGATGTGTTGGTGGTCGTCTGGCGCGTCTTGCCTAGTAGTAGAGGCTTGGGACCGGTCGTTTTCTTTGCAGTAGATGAGTGCGATGGTGAAGCTGGAGGAGGCATAGCACTCCACCCGGGCAAGGTCATTGTGAACCGATGGTTGGGACTTGGAGCTGGTGCATGGTTGGCGTCGTCTTCCTGCGAACCAGGAGTGTCCAACCTATTGGGTGTGGGGAGCCAGCTGTCCCTCGGGTTCTTGAATACCGCGGGGCGCGGAGGCGGTTCATAGTCCGAAGGAGGATCCTGTGCAGATCGAGGCATCGGAGCTGGCAGATGAGAATACGTTGTGGCACGGGGTTGAGGAACAAAAGGTTGTGTCGTAGCCATAACTTTAGCCAAAGCAGTCGGACTGAGAGATTGACTCCTATCACCTGGTTGACGCTCTCGATCCTGAGGTTCCCATTTCCTGCTATCTGTCCTGATATGCGTTGGCCGCTCCTCGAGGGGTTCTTCAGCTACCGACTCAGGAATGTCTGCCGGGCGCGCCTTGGTTATAGCGGCGGCGCGTTGTTTAGCAGCAGCCATCGCCATAGCTCCCCATCCAGCCCAGCTACCACTTCTACCGTGTCCTCGGCTACTCTCTTTGGGCGGCGGAGAGGGTGCTTCCTCGGATGGTTGTTGCGATTCTTGGGTACCGCCACTCCGATTCCAAGCAGACATGACTGCCAGGCTCCAATTAGTTGATGCTTTGCTCAGGGACGCTGCCGCATCGCTCTGTTTGAATGTCTCGGTATACTGTCGGATTTTTCCGCCAACTGATGCAAGAGATGGTGCGCCTGGTGGTGGTGAAACGAGAACTTCGGGAACGGAGGCAGCGGGTGCTGCGTCTTCAGACTCGGGCCCAGGTATAGATGCAGGGACCGAGCCGCCAGAGACGGACCTCCATCCCGCAACACGGTTGCGCATAGCAGCAGCTACGTCCCATGCCCCGGCTCCCCACCCGGCGCCATTCGGATTATTCTGTTCGATAATTCCAAACCCAGCAGCCCGCTTCGCTCCTAATTCGAAAGCTTTGTTGATCACCCACGCCAACCCAACTGATTCGAGAGGATAGCGTTGCAACAGAAGCATACCCTGTACAAATGCATCGTTCATTGGCAGCGTGTTGGGACTGAGAGGCTGGGGTTGAATCATGCTTAGAGGGACATcatcatcctcttcctcttcttcgccCCATAGTCCGACACCGCCACGTTTGTTCCCGGCCCTGACAAGCTTATCGCGAACACCTAGCAAGAGCGCAACACACACATTGACGAGGAATTCGATTTTGGGATTGGTTTCTGGTGTGCTCGGGTCCTGTGCAAAGAGAGTATCCCAGGTCGGGAGAAGGGCTGCCAAGGGAAGGTCCTGTGCAAGTAAGCAGGCGATCCAACGGCTACGTGCGTTTCAGTTGATATAGACCAAGAATATCTGCAGCGGGCACTCACTACGAGAAATAGGGTAATTTTGGGTCCAGCGATTTCTTGACCTGGATAAAAACCGAAATGAAATGGTGTGTATGCACGATAAATGCGGCTACTAACCATATCCTCCCACAGTCTCGCATCTGCCCACTTTAGCCGGTCACTCAATCGGGTCATAACGCCCCTCACCCCTCTCCACTCCCAGAGGCAACAGGAGGTAAAGACCAGTCACCTGGATCCCCAACAATACTTCCCAGCTCGCCCATGAGTTCGACAAAGAGCCAGAACGTGTCAGCTTCGATATGTTGTGTCGAGTCatcctcttcatcttcaGGCGGATAGGCTTGGCTACGTCCATGGATCTGCTGGAGCCTCTCCGTCAACTTGAGCAACAACCCCTCCTGCAGCCCGGATCGCCGCTTCCTCGACCATTTCTTCGTGTTTCACACCAAATCCATAGGACCGCAAACTGGCCGACCTACCTTCAAACACTGCATAATATAATGGCGCAAGGAGTTCGTTAAGTCCTTGGGTGTAGGGATGGTGTGGGTGCAGTAGAGAATAAACGTATAGAATCCGTAAGAGAATATGGGCATGAGTCTTGGCGTCGTCGTCGTTATCAGGTTCGGAATGCCCGTTAAGCTGGAGTGTGGGAGGCCGAGGTGATACATTTGGGGAAAGTCCGTTGAGACTCAAACCGAGTGAAGAACGGCCACCGGCCTTGAAAGCCAAGGGCTTGTCGTCAGAGTCTTCGTCAGAGTCGGCGTTGGTATTGTTTTCCTTCGAATTGGTATTTGTGGTATTTTCATCAGTGTTTGAATCATGTGTTCCATCGTTGTCTTCTTCGTTCGTGGATGGGGGCGCCACTTCCATGACCCTGATTTCGGGTGTGCGTGGGGCGGGCGGCGGAGCGCTGTTGCCAAACCGGACAACGCGTTGAACTATAGCCAGTCTATCAAATAAGGCATTGGCATATCGGACTCGAGAAGCTCAGGCTCCGAGCCAGAGGTCGACGGTGCGGGTTTAGGCCATATTTGGAGGGGGTCGATAGGTTGTCTGAAAAACGGAATACGAGGCTGTGTGCGATCTACATCTTTGGCAATCGTGTCCAGCAGCTTATCGCGCGCATTTAGTGGATATTCGGGCTAAAAATATCCCAGAGCATTAGAAACCATTTGGTTGAGAAGGAGAGCTGAAGCAACAGACCGAAGGAGCTGTTTGAATAGGTGCAAGAAGCTGTGCGGCTACGTCCTGAAGAAGTTCCAGCTCAATCAACGATCAAATTGGACAATGTTGGGCTCACATAGTAACGCATTCGAGATTTGTTTGCTGTTTCTTCCCACTTGTCCTTTTCTGGAGGAAGAGCGCCCAAGAGCAGACTGAGAGTGAATGTGAGCAGTATTCAGACGGGTACCAGATCTGGGACATACCGCCATATCCTTGATCTCATCCAGACCGGATGCTCGGGTATTCCTGTCCAGAGTATAAGACACGTCGAAAGGACTGTTGTTTGGCTTACCCTGTAGTGATAGAGCCCGAAGTTGAAGGACGTCAACGACACGAAGTGCCGACGATGAGTCCAGGATCTCTTCGAATGCATGCATCCTGGACACACAACATAAAATTTTATCAAAAGATTACTATGTTTGAACCTACCTGGACTGATAGTTCATTTGTTCCATTTCGGAAGCCATCCCTGCTGGTCGCCGTCGTTGCAGCTGGGAGAGACAAGCAAACTGACCAATCCAAGCGCTTAGACCGCTTCTCATTTGGATTACACAAGCATCCGTGCTGACCAAGGCTTAGATGAGAATAAAAGTGTTGTCTGTGCAATCAGCCACCAACAACGACGATCCAACTGACCTCGAGCATCGACATCGAGAGAAATATTCTATATTTCGCCTTTCGATTGTTCCCCTATACCATCACCGCGTTTATTCTGCATTGCGGAGAGGATTGGTCGCTTCATGCTTTTGAGACCCAAAGCAGCAACGAAACAGCAGACTTCACGCTTTATCCACAGTAGACATCTCTTCCAGGTAAATCATTTCATAGAAATTTTACTAGGGCTCAATTTGTTGATATCTTTCCTTGCTCGCCAGCGCTAAAATCACCACTCTTGCCCAGCATGGCTAAAGTTGTTAATATCCGCCGCGACGTCGATGTGAGTAATTGTATACCCTCTGCCCACCCATTCTAACCATGTATTACAGGACAAATTCTACCGTTACAAGTATGTCTATCTCGCCACCCTCTCCCTCTCTTGGGATGGGCACTTACTAATCAAACGTATAGGATGCCCTCGCTCTTGACCAAGATCGAAGGCAAAGGTAATGGTATTAAGACCGTTATTCCAAACATGTCCGACGTCTCCCGCGCTCTCAGCCGACCTCCTACCTGTAAGTGAATTTAGGCTCTGCTCTCTTACATCCCGCATGTCTGACCGCGTGCACATGTCCAGACCCCACTAAATTCTTCGGATGCGAACTTGGCGCTCAAACAACATTTGACGAAAAGGCTGACCGATACATTGTTAATGGTGCACACGACGCAACCCGTCTGCGTGAACTCTTGGACGCATTTATCGACAAATTTGTCCTTTGCGCTGATTGCAAGAATCCCGAAACTGATTTGATCATTGACAAATCTGAGATGATCACAAGAGATTGCAAAGCTTGTGGCTCTCGCACCGACGTTGACATGCGACACAAACTTACTACATTTATCATCAAGAATCCGCCCAAGAAGGCCAAAAAGGATAAGAAGGCCAAGGGAGagaacaaagacaaagacaaggAGGCCGGAAGtgctgaagaagaagcagcaGATGGCGGTTCGGACGACGAGTTCACGAAGACCCTCAAGGCCCAGGCAGCTGAGCTTCCGACTGCCGAACAAGCTGCTCGTGGAGGAGCCGATGAAGACTGGGCCTTGGACACTTCCGAGGCAGCCGTCAAGGCTCGCCAGAAGGAAATGGCCGGCCTGAATCTGGGTGATTCGGATGAAGAGGCAGATGGCGCAGATCCACACAGCGAACTTGCGGTCTGGCTCGAAGGTAATCGGTCATCTAGCGCGGTCGATATCTACAAGAAGATCGAAGAGCTGGGTATTGAGCGTAAGCACAAAACGGCCGAGATCCTCGGACGTGCGCTCTTCACCGAGAATATCGAGAAGGAGATTCCTACGTATGCACCTCTCCTAGTCAAGGTGCGTACGTTTAGCTACTATCCTCGTCATTTGACTAACTGATCGTATCCTTTGTAGGTGGTAACAGGCGAAAAGCACCAAAAGTCTCTGCTTGGGGGCATCGAGCGGTTTGTAGGCGTCGACCACCCGAGCCTTATTCCGGCAGTGCCCAAGATTCTTATGGCATTCTATCAAGCCGATATACTCGAAGAAGAGATTGTCGTCCAGTGGGGCAAGCATCTAAGCAAGAAGTATGTCGATCGTGATGTGAGCAAACGTGTGCGCAAGGCGGCCGGCCCATTTGTCGAGGTTCGTTTATATTGTTCTAGACTTTTCTGAAAGCCAGTGCTGATCAGATCTTATACAGTGGCTTGC comes from Rhizoctonia solani chromosome 4, complete sequence and encodes:
- a CDS encoding Rab-GTPase-TBC domain protein, with the protein product MRSGLSAWIGQFACLSQLQRRRPAGMASEMEQMNYQSRMHAFEEILDSSSALRVVDVLQLRALSLQGIPEHPVWMRSRIWRLLLGALPPEKDKWEETANKSRMRYYDVAAQLLAPIQTAPSPEYPLNARDKLLDTIAKDVDRTQPRIPFFRQPIDPLQIWPKPAPSTSGSEPELLELAIVQRVVRFGNSAPPPAPRTPEIRVMEVAPPSTNEEDNDGTHDSNTDENTTNTNSKENNTNADSDEDSDDKPLAFKAGGRSSLGLSLNGLSPNVSPRPPTLQLNGHSEPDNDDDAKTHAHILLRILYVYSLLHPHHPYTQGLNELLAPLYYAVFEGRSASLRSYGFGVKHEEMVEEAAIRAAGGQIHGRSQAYPPEDEEDDSTQHIEADTFWLFVELMGELGSIVGDPGDWSLPPVASGSGEGCETVGGYGQEIAGPKITLFLVDLPLAALLPTWDTLFAQDPSTPETNPKIEFLVNVCVALLLGVRDKLVRAGNKRGGVGLWGEEEEEDDDVPLSMIQPQPLSPNTLPMNDAFVQGMLLLQRYPLESVGLAWVINKAFELGAKRAAGFGIIEQNNPNGAGWGAGAWDVAAAMRNRVAGWRSVSGGSVPASIPGPESEDAAPAASVPEVLVSPPPGAPSLASVGGKIRQYTETFKQSDAAASLSKASTNWSLAVMSAWNRSGGTQESQQPSEEAPSPPPKESSRGHGRSGSWAGWGAMAMAAAKQRAAAITKARPADIPESVAEEPLEERPTHIRTDSRKWEPQDRERQPGDRSQSLSPTALAKVMATTQPFVPQPRATTYSHLPAPMPRSAQDPPSDYEPPPRPAVFKNPRDSWLPTPNRLDTPGSQEDDANHAPAPSPNHRFTMTLPGWSAMPPPASPSHSSTAKKTTGPKPLLLGKTRQTTTNTSRFSRMSRQSSISSSTGSHREWELMTSLSPRSDSGSMIGRPDSGSFAGRSRRSMGTASMPASAAGSLAPSEDEAVVVGLGLRNASSDQGSPPLIVPRERPTSRELKRTSSPLSLSVGTGSDSPKSWQLADGPVTAEPAPVRKWELTDGPVEPKAKAETLPAQLDPETIARSIVHRYELTDGPAPNKTLSLGVASIMHESPAESPVVPPAPRKWELSDNPVPRIQPQAPALTADSDAADSPILAPGETRKGWPKRSSSNRPANLNIRTKSRPLSTATITPSGDSLHTPLPEKDLVTPTSATSIPYLGSPSPGATETPLPQTEERTPRRKKQTQTERKTKAGKGARTPEVMSEEDGVKADAEDGEDFDEFLSSYETETDDPAGQAR
- a CDS encoding pyridine nucleotide-disulfide oxidoreductase; this encodes MADIKNIVVVGSGGGGVPLVQTLQKQINPVTHRIVVVEKRNYYAHWPSLLRASVTDEGSIDERGLVPNDRAFDSAVKVVRSGAKQITPTEVITESGETIPYEHLVFATGSTWSGPLALPDERENAIAHFRSFKKQLAAVDYILIVGGGAVGLEMAGEIQHHYPGKKITIVHGGTELMNSTYPHKFRKSLLDALTKKGAHVVLGDKISPDVLPEDGYVTTQSGTRIRADLVIPAAGGRPNTAVVSTLDSSVVTKSGTVLVTPELRVKLSSGAQNVWAIGDIIEWPEQKMVFKASTGHAPTVAKNILASVQGGKEAQYEGKPEMIFVTLGPKGGRGLAPFFGGVVIGDWIVSKMKSSGLFLDKIRGGLGY
- a CDS encoding eukaryotic translation initiation factor 5, encoding MAKVVNIRRDVDDKFYRYKMPSLLTKIEGKGNGIKTVIPNMSDVSRALSRPPTYPTKFFGCELGAQTTFDEKADRYIVNGAHDATRLRELLDAFIDKFVLCADCKNPETDLIIDKSEMITRDCKACGSRTDVDMRHKLTTFIIKNPPKKAKKDKKAKGENKDKDKEAGSAEEEAADGGSDDEFTKTLKAQAAELPTAEQAARGGADEDWALDTSEAAVKARQKEMAGLNLGDSDEEADGADPHSELAVWLEGNRSSSAVDIYKKIEELGIERKHKTAEILGRALFTENIEKEIPTYAPLLVKVVTGEKHQKSLLGGIERFVGVDHPSLIPAVPKILMAFYQADILEEEIVVQWGKHLSKKYVDRDVSKRVRKAAGPFVEWLAAAEDESEEE